The Lathyrus oleraceus cultivar Zhongwan6 chromosome 5, CAAS_Psat_ZW6_1.0, whole genome shotgun sequence genome includes the window TAcatataaataaatattttttaaaataaagacATTATTGTCTTTTCAATACCATTGTTTGTCTTTACGTGATTTTCCTCTCGTATTTCAGTGGGAATAAAAAAGGACGTGGAACCTATCAAAAATTATCAATCGTTTCATTTTTATTGTTGTTCTAAACAAATGATGAATCTAGAAAAAAAGAGCTTTTCATCCTTACTCAATCTTTCTTTCCATAATCCATACAAACAAACACACCCTTTGCATTTTTACTAATGGATTTGACACCAATTTTACATTTAAAAAAGTAAATTAATATAGTGAAAGGGGAGATGGATAATGGGATAAAATATAAAGTtatttatatattaatttaatGATTTACATTTTTAAGTATCTCTAGTTGTATGAATCCATCCATTAGTACTATTGAGAATATTTCAAATCCCAGATGATAAAGTTGAAATATGATTGAGCCTAACTTAACCCTACAAAAtcggttggtagagtgaggattgactccatttataaacacatgttcaggttatatattgtccgatgtgagACTCTTAACATATTTTTCAATCTCAATCTCTTATCTTATCAATGTAGGAGATTGAGATTTTTTCTTAAGGATAATTTTTTTTGTAAGTTAATTTTTAAAATCAGCACCCATATTTTGGACACAAAAATTTCAGTACAATATATCTAATCGCATATATAACTCTCCCAGTTTTAGCATGTAAtagaaataaaaataattaatataaattaaaaacAACTGGAAGTATGATTATCGCCAAATTTTAATGTTTAGAAATTTTAGTGCAGATTTGAATTGATTTTTACAAATTCTAAGAACATTTTTGTTCCACTTCAACATGGAAACTAGTGAAAACAAATAGATTTATGAGGCGTGAAATCTCTCATCATATCCAAAAATGGTGCAAGATCCATAGAAATGTTACTTGAAAGAGTGTCATGCAACCGACCTTCTACTTCATTAGGTGTTTTGATATATCATTCAAATGATTGAACAAAAATTCAAGAGCAACAGTGGTCATGCATTGTCATCAACAATTCACAAATTTTGAAAGTACTACAGATACACTACATCAACATAAGCTACACTTTTATCAATAAAAACTTCATACACGACATGCTAAGGATGTGGTAGTTACTTACTTCTGCACCTTTGAACATGAAGAGATACCTGTCTTATTATATGACTGCTCCCAATTCTTCCCATCAAAATTCCTGATTTCAATGTCGGTCAAAGTTCCGGGGTCAACACACCTGAATGTAACAGCAACCCCATCCGGGTTTGAGCGAGGATAATAGAATGAAGTTATACCACATATTTTACAGAATGTATGCTTTGCAGTGTGGGTTCCAAACGTATAAGTTGTAAGAAACTGAGCAGAATCTCccaaaagctcaaatttgtgagCAGGCACAATAAAGTGAGTATTGCCTCTCATGTAGCAGTTTGAGCAGTTGCAGTCCCATACCACCACACTGGAAGGAGCAATCACTTTCCACCTTACACTCTTACAATGGCAGCCACCATTATGCACCACCGTTTCACCTTCCATTTCAGGATTCTAAACAATAATGATCAACAATGAAATTGAGTTAAGCAATGAATAATTTGGAATTGTGTTATTACTTGAGGCATCGCATACACTCTCTGCATAATTAGAGACAAAAATATAAAACTATTATGTGTATGTTGGATTGTAAAAATATAAACCTAGTTTGAATTGCTTTACAGATCACACTTTAAGAAATTTTGCGACACTGTCTAAAATTCTGGCAACCTAAGAACCGTTTTAGAATTACAACCTCAAATATAGATACGACACGACTAGTATCTCTGCTGAAGAAATCAGAGATAAAACAATCCAGTTACACTGTTCCGTATCCTAAAACCGTTCTAGAATTACTAGAACAGAAAAGTATAGAAGACGCATAATCAAATATTATTATGCTAAGAGAAAAAAGAAAGGAACAAACTCACCTAATCTGATGAGATGGAGCGGTAGAATTTGACTGATTTATATCACAACTATTTCAACTTTGTGTTTCATGTATACTGTGAGACCATGGATCTGGTTTTACTAGTTTCCAGTATTTAATGTTTTGTAAAGAAAATTAGAGAAACATGTCTAACACATTTAATATAATTTTATACATGGAAGATATGATTAGCTTTTATGATAACATAAAAATTCATTCTAGTTAGATCTGAATTATGGGTTGAGATAATAAAAAAGTAGAATAACTTCAACTACGTCTAAAATCATGAGGTTGCTGTGGTGTAgtggttatcacgtcagtcttACACACTGAAGGTCTCCAGTTCGATCCTGGGCAGCAACAAGATATTATTTGTTTTTGTGATTTTTCTTTTTGTTTCTCAAGATAAAACGATGGTCGAAATACGTAGTTTGTGTAGGCTTGCCTATTAATTGGGATTTTATTTCCTTCTACCAATTGGACTTTATTGGGCCTTACAATCTACTAGTAGTATAGTTGAAAATTTTGGAATGAATAAAAAGTTATGATGGTACttttaatgttttttttaaaaacaacTGATGGGTGGAAAAATGAATTGAATTTTTCGAAAAATTCAGAAAAACTTATGGATATTTTGAAAGATTCCATagtttatttaaaaaaatctggtaaaaacttatatatattttaaaaaatctAGTAATATATTTGAAAAAATCCAATTAAATTTCAGAGATTCTTTTTGAAAAATTCGATAATATATTGAGGGTAATCcaattaaattttttatatttttattaagagattaattactatacactgtcagtgtaaaaagttttacaccgtcggttcatcaccatcacccgtttgtattaccttttattaaaatcaatacataaTTTTTAACACAATATTACTTTCTTTAATTCTTAACTTGTGTTATAGGGACACAAATTAACATTACCCTATATTTGAACACAGTTGTAAATTCTCATAGATTTTTTAAAAAGATGGGTAAAAACTCATATATTGTTTGAAAAATTAGATAATAACtcataatttttttattttaaaaattagGTAAACACTCGTAATTTTTTAAAAATCGGATAAAAACTCATAGATTTTGAAAAGTTCTATAAAAACTCATAGTTTTTTGAAAAATTCAGTAAAAACTAATagatttttttgaaaatttcGGTAAAAACTTATAGATTTTTCAAAAATCTTATAAAAATTCATAGATTTTTGAAAATTTCGATAGTATATTTTATTTTGAGGTAATTAAAACTTGTGTATTATTGACAATTATTATGAGTGGACGGTTAAAATTCATTTAACTGTAATTAGGCAATGGTAAACTCACGCGTTACCATTAGTTTAATTTTGTCTAAGTGTTATAAATACGCATTGTAATAAGTCAATTAAAAAGTGAATGGAACAGTGATTCATTCATTGTCTCTCTCTGCATGATTGTTTACGTGAAAATACTATTACTTTCATTCCCTCACATTTCCAAGAACGGATAACAACAACAGTGAATCAATAGAATAGTAAATTTTCATTCCAACAGATTGGCATCAGAGCAAGACGATCCACAGCCATGCACAACGGCGAACATGGAAGAAACTTCAAAAACCAGTGATCAAATTCATGCGAAACTTCCAATCTTTGACGACAGCAATTATGAAAGATGGACAACACAAATGAAGGTTGTCTTTAGGTATCAGGGTGTTCTAGATGTCATTCGCAGTGGAGTGACACCGCTTGACGCAACACCAACGGAGGCGGCGAAGGCAACTCACCGTGAACAAATGAAGAAAGACGACAAGGCGATATACTTCCTCCATCAATATGTAGATTCGAATGTCTTGGAAAAGATAATTGAATATGAGACGGCCAAAGAAGCTTGGGATGTTCTTGCGACCACTTACGTCGATAGACAAACCAAGAAGGTGAAATTGATGGCTTTAAGGCGTCAATTAGGTCATGCAAATGGAACCAAATGAGACAGTAGCGCAATTCGTGAACATGTTAACTGTACTAACCAACCAGATGAAGAGTTGTGGTAAAGTAGTTACTGATTCAATGAGGGTTGAAAAGGTTATCACGGGTTTAACACCCAAATTTGATAATTTAGTTGTTGCAATTGAACAATCTAAGGACATGGACACATTGAAATTGGAACAATTAATAGGTTCTTTAGAAGCTCACGAATTGAAATTGAAAAATAGAGATGGTGTCAAGAAAGATGAGAAAGAAACTGAGAAGGCATTGTTTACACAATCTCAGAAAAAAGGAAGTCGTAGTAATGAATCTTGGAAGAGGAAAGGTCAAGGAAAGTGTAAGAGTAACAAGAATGAGGGTGGAAATTCTAAGCAAGAATCTCAGAAGAAAGGAGGTGAGAGTGATGGCAAAGGAAAGAAGAAATCCAAGGAACACATTCAATGCTATAACAGTAAAAAATGGGGTCAGTTTGCATATGAATGTGTGAGTTCTAAGGTGCTTAGGAAGATAAATGAAGAGGCAAAGTTAGCTTGTAACTCGGATGAAGAAGTTGTTTCATTAGTGGCAACAATTGATGAAGAGGTGATGATGCTGATGACAGTTACTGAAGGTGGTGGAATAGAATGGTGGTACTTGGATACAAGGTGCTCTAATCACATGACAAGCCATTTAGAATGGTTTTGTGAAATTGACAAAACTGTGAGAAGGAAGATTAGATTTGGTGATGGTAGCTATGTCATTGCAGAAGGTATTGGAGAGGTAGCCATTAGAAGGGAAGACAGAACAAAAGTAATAGTGAGTGATGTACTTTATGTTCCACAAATGAAGAATAATTTTCTTAGTTTGGGGAAATTACTAGAGAAGGATTATTCAATGAATATGAAAGGGAATtacatggaagtatttgataGCAAAGAGAAGGTAGTATTGAAAGTGGGTATGTCAAGAAATAGAACTTTCAAGGTTGGTGTGAATTCTATTGATAAAAAATGTCTAATTGCACAAGTAGATGATATAGTGTGGAAATGGCATAAGAGGATGGGATATTTGAACTTCAATAGCTTGAAGATATTACAGAAGAAGAATATGGTGGTTGGATTACCTCAAATTGAAGAACCGAAGGAGATATGTGGAAAATGTTGTGAGGGAAAGCAACCAAGGAAGTCATATAAGTCTGTAATACCAACTAGAGGAACAAAAAAGCTTGCTATCATTCATTCAAATGTTTGTGGACCCTTTGAAGTCAAATCCATTGGAGGTAATTCCTATTTTGTGTCCTTCATAGATGACTATACTAAGAAGATTTGGATTTATCTTATACAGAAAAAGAGTGAAGTGTTCAACATTTTTAAGCAATTTAAACTGTTAGTGGAAAAACAGTGTGATAGTACAATTAAATTGCTTAGAACTGATGGTGGTGGTGAATATACATCACATGAGTTTGAAAATTTCTGTAAATATGAGGGTATAGTTCATGAAGTAATGGCTCCATATACTCATCAACACAATGGTACAACGGAGAGAAGAAATAGAACTCTGCTTAATATAGTGAGATGTATGCTAAGAGAAAAAAATCTTCCATATAAATTCTGGGCAGAAGCAATATATACATCTACTCATATACTGAACAAGTGTACAACCAAGAAACTAGAAGGCATCACGCCTGAAGAAGCATGGAGTGGTGTGAAACCAAGTGTAAAGCATTTTAGAATGTTTGGCTCACTGTGTTACAGGCATGTGCCTGAACAAAATAGAAGAAAACTTGATTCTAGAGCACAAGCAATGATATTGATAGGCTATCATAGCACTGGTTCATACAAACTATATGATCCAATTCACAAGAAGATAGCAGTGAGTAATGATGTGATTGTAGATGAAACTAAAGAATGGAATTGTAAGGAATCAACTGACCAAGCTACGAGTAGAACAACTATCATTCAACTTGACAATGACCAAGTTGACAATGAGGAAGAAGTGAATGTGCCTGAACCAATTATCCTTAATGATGACAATGTGAACAATGTCAATGAAACAAATGTTAAGAATGATGATAATGACAATGTGGAACAATTGAGAAGATCTAACAGAGTAAAATTCCCATCAGCGAGACTACAAGGTTATGCCATGTACCCTGTAGGCTTGTGCGAAGATGTTACTGATATAATGCACTTGGTTCTCATGGCAGAGTCAGAACCTATAACACTTGATCAAGCACTTTCGAATCCAAAGTGGAAGGAAGCAATGGTGGATGAATTAAGgtcaattaaaaaaaatgaaactTTGCAGATGGTGAATCTACCAAGTAATAAGAGTGCCATTGATGTGAAATGGGTCTAAAAGACTAAGATGAAACCGAATGGTGAGATTGCAAAATATAAAGCTAGGTTGGTCGCAAAGGGCTTCGTGCAACAACCTGGACTTTACTTTAATGAGATATATGCCATAGTTTCAAGGATTGAGACTGTGAGATTGATAGTAGCATTGGCTAGTTTGAGAAAATGGAGGTTGAATCAACTTGATGTCAAATCTGCATTTCTCAATGGGCCATTGGAAGAGGAGGTTTATGTGAAGCAGGCACCTGGCTTTGAGAAGAAAGGTATGGAAAACAAAGTAATGAAGTTGAAGAAGGCTTTGTATGGACTCAAGAAAGCACCACGTTTTTGGAATAAGAAGCTTGATACCTCACTGCAGAAGCTAAATTTTACTAAGTGTTCAACTGAACATGGTGTGTATGTAAGATTGAACACAAATGATGACTTGATAATCATTTTCCTATATGTGGATGATTATTAGTAACAGGGAGCAATGAACAAGAAATAGTGAAGCTCAAGAGACAAATGATGATCGAGTATGAGATGACTAATCTAGGAAAATTGTCTTATTTCCTTGGCATGAAATTTGTATCATGTGAAAAGGGAATTTTTCTGCATCAGAAGAAGTACATTACTGATGTACTCAAGAGGTTTAAAATGCTTGAGTGCAAGCCTGTATCTACACCAGTTGATACTACTGTGAAATTACAGAAAAATGCCATTAATGAAGGTGTTGATTCTACATTGTTTAGACAGTTGATTGACTTACTTAGATATGTCTGTCACTCAAGGCCATACATAGTCTATAATGTTGGAGTGACAGGTAGATACATAGAAGTACCTAAGAGAACTCACATGGTGGCTGCAAAGAGAATACTAATATATCTCAAGGGCAAAATTGATTGGGGAATTCTATTTCCTAGTACAGAGGGACCTGCAACTATTGAGTTAATAGGATACACTAATGTTGATTGGAGTGAAGATACAGAAGACAGGAAGAGTATTTCTGGTTACATTTTCATGATGGGTAAGGCTCCAATAGCATGGTGTTCGAAGAAGAAAAATGTTGTAGCATTGTCAAGCTGTGAAGCTGAGTATATTGTGGCAGCTTTTGGTGCTAGTCAGGCACAATGGTTACAAATGCTACTACATGAACTGAAAGTGAAGTGTGAAAGTACTATGAGGTTGAAAGTGGATAACAAGTCGGCTATTGATTTAGCAAAACATACAATTGCTCACGGAATGAGCAAGCATATAGAGATCAAGTATCATTTCCTTAGAGATCAAGTGGCCAAAGAGAAACTTGCAATAGAACACTACAGTATAGAAGACCAGTTAGTAGATATGTTAACAAAGGGCTTGAAGACTAGAAAGTTTGAAGATATGAGAAGCAAGATAGGAATGCTAAGCCTTGCAAGTTTGAATTAAGGAAGAGTATAATAAGGTAATTAAAACTTGTGTATTATTGACAATTATTATTAGTGGACAGTTAAAATTCATTTAAT containing:
- the LOC127083783 gene encoding uncharacterized protein LOC127083783; this encodes MEGETVVHNGGCHCKSVRWKVIAPSSVVVWDCNCSNCYMRGNTHFIVPAHKFELLGDSAQFLTTYTFGTHTAKHTFCKICGITSFYYPRSNPDGVAVTFRCVDPGTLTDIEIRNFDGKNWEQSYNKTGISSCSKVQK